AATTACCCATCAAATATACATAATTACTCAGCCTCGGTTTGTCAAGAAAGTACAAGGGAAAGTggtttcaaatatattattagcAATAATACCTTTGAGTTTATATTGCCTTTCCAGCAACAAGGGGGAAACTTTTACATATTATCTAATTAATTGTCCTTATATCCCTGTGGATTGGTTAGGAAGCGAATATTATACGTGGTTTATGGATAATTTAAATCCATTGACTACGTCAAGTGTCGAGTGGCTGCCAAGAGTAAGCGCCAGACACTTCGAGGAAAATCGGAGATAGAGCTGGCCGGGCTCTCGGCACCTATTTATTTTGATCAATGTGTTTGAAAACTGACCTTGGACATGAAAGTACGAATCACTGGGATTGGCACTTGCACACAGAATGGGATGGGGAACGCGCTTCTTCCTCTGAGGCAAAACGCCAGTCTGTCTTGACGACTTCTGTCTTCCCGCGGCGGGCCACCCGACTCCCCCCACCACCTCGGCCCCTCGCCTAGCTGCTGGCTTTCAGCGGCCGGCAGTGTGCACTCCTCTGTGCGCTCGCGGCCGCCGCCACAGCGCAGCGCCAGCCATGTGACACCGGCCCCCCGGCCGGGCGTTCCCGGGCGCCTGGAGGCCCGCGGCCCGTTGCTTCTGATTGGCTGTTGCTAGGTGACGTGGCCAGTGCTCACGTGACAAGTGTTAAATGCCCACCCTGCAGGAGCCCGCCTGGCAGACAATCGTAAAGCCGATCCGGGCCGCTCACCTGCTCCCGCCTCCCGGAGCCCCGACCCGgccccaccacccctgccccctccactgCCCGCCCCCCGCCCGAGCCGCGCTGGGCAAGGAGCCTAGCGGGCCAAGAGGCCGAGAGAGGATGTGGCCCACGGCAGCTGCCCGGAGCAGTGCACGGTGATCACCTCcctcggaggaggaggaggcgccTAGACGGTTGCCTCATTTCTTGtttttcccccccacccccgtaaTTACATTGGCTGCTGGAGGGGACCGGGAGAGACGGAGGAGGCACCTCGCTTCCCCCGCGCGCCCGCCACCCCTGCTCTTTCCTGTCCCGGGCCAGGATGACTGGAGTCTTTGACAGTCTAGTGGCTGATATGCACTCGACCCAGATCACGGCCTCCAGCACATACCACCAGCACCCGCAGCCCCCAAGCGGTGGCGGCGCGGGCCcgggcagcagcaacagcaacagcagcagcctCCACAAGCCCCAGGAGTCGCCCACCCTTCCGGTGTCCACAGCTACCGACAGCAGCTACTACACCAACCAGCAGCACCCGGCGGGTGGCGGCGGTGGGGGTTCGCCCTACACGCACATGGGCTCCTACCAGTACCATGCCAGTGGCCTCAACAACGTCCCTTACTCTGCGAAGAGCAGCTACGACCTGGGCTATTCCGCCGCGTACACCTCCTACGCGCCCTATGGGACCAGTTCATCCCCGGCCAACAACGAGCCCGGTATGTATAACTCTGGCGTCAGGGGTATCAAATCGGTCTAGTTACTGGGATGGATGGGTAAACATATTTGGGGAGAGGGGCCGAAGCCCTGGATTTTCACACTGCCTGCTCACCACCTGCTCTTGCCCTCTACCCTCCCCAAACTCCAATCTGCCGCAAGTCACCGGTTACATCCCTCAGTGCTCAGCTGGTGAGAACTGGTGGCCTCCTGGGCCGGGTGGGAGCGCGGTGCATGCCTCGTGGTTACTGCATTTCCATGCTACCTGCTAATTTCTCTCGGGTGTGCGCCTGTCTTCCCCTTTCCTGGAGGGTTCAGCTGCCGGCGGTGATGGCGCCAGTCCGCGCGCTGCAAAGTTGAGCCTGTAAGCCTCACATCTCAGGGAACCCGGTTTTTGGCTCAGGCCAAGTTCCCTGCAGGGCCCTCCAGGAGGGCGGGAACTCTGGGACCCATACGTTGCGTGGTCCTCATGATTCCGTTTCGTTGCAGAGAAGGAGGACCTTGAGCCTGAAATCCGGATAGTGAACGGGAAGCCAAAGAAAGTCCGGAAACCCCGCACCATCTACTCCAGTTTCCAGCTGGCGGCTCTTCAGCGGCGTTTCCAAAAGACTCAATACCTGGCATTGCCCGAGAGAGCCGAGCTGGCGGCGTCTCTGGGCCTCACCCAGACTCAGGTGGGGCTCTCTCGCACAGCAGGCGCGGAGGGCACTGGCCTGGAATGGCCGCGAAACAGGCGGGTTCAGgacaaggtttttaaaaatgtattttatgtagcTTTAAGGATTTCCAGGCCCGCGTCTCAGGAGTTCTAAGCTTCTAGGCCGAAAGCTGAAAACTTCTAAGGGGCCGTCgcgtgggagggaaggaaggacccGGGTGGACAGAAATCCCGTACTTCTCGCTTCTGATTAAGCGGGTGACATAACTGGCCCTCTGACCCACCTCCcgccatcaccatcatcacagtGCGCATAGCCTGTGGCACCGCAGAGGCACCGCAGAGCCTCCGAGGCGGCCACGCGTGATCCGCTTACCCCGCCAGAGTGCTCTGTGTGCTCGGGGCCCACCTCTAGCTGGAGGTCTTTCTCAGCGACCTCCCATCTCCTGCCCCTTGCCCAGGTTCCTCCACTAATGCTCGGGTCTTATTTCCACAAAGGTCAAAATCTGGTTCCAGAACCGCCGGTCCAAGTTCAAGAAGATGTGGAAAAGCGGTGAGATACCCTCGGAGCAGCACCCTGGGGCCAGCGCTTCGCCACCTTGTGCTTCGCCGCCAGTCTCGGCACCCGCCTCCTGGGACTTCGGTGCGCCGCAGCGGATGGCAGGCGGCGGCGGTCCAGGCAGCGGTGGCAGCGGCGCGGGCAGCTCGGGCTCCAGCCCGAGCAGCGCGGCCTCGGCTTTTCTGGGCAATTACCCTTGGTACCACCAGGCCTCGGGCTCCGCCTCACACCTGCAGGCCACAGCGCCGCTGCTGCACCCCACCCAGACCCCGCagccacaccaccaccaccaccaccatcacggCGGCGGGGGCACCCCGGTGAGCGCGGGGACGATTTTCTAACCCCAGGGAGAACACGCCAGAGACTGAGAGAGCAGAGAACAGTTACCCTCATCGCTCGCCCCCGAAGGTCCCTCCTTCTGGCCCGCCGCCACCCACTCCTCCCGGAGGTTGCGACCTGTGATGGCCCGCCCCAGGCTCCACTCCCTCGTGCAGCCACCAAGCGGCCGGGAACTGGGAGGCGTCTCCTCGCCCGGTAGGCTCCTCTCGGGAGAACCGGACAGCGGTGTACCGAAGGCCTCCTCCCCACGGCCGCATTTCCGACCTGAGCCCCTGGGCTCGGCCACTTCGAGCCCGCCTCggactttctcctctcttctctccgcCGGACAAGCTGCTCCGGCGCCTTCCTTGCCCCGGGCCAAGAGCTGGGTCCCAGAGAGGGAAGCCTCCCCCGCCCCTGAGCCTTCCCGGCGTTCTGAGGCTCCTTTCTCCTCGCCCGCCCTGGGGCTCAGCTCTAGTCCGCTTCGGTGATTGACCCCCGGGGTCCTGCCTGGCCGCCCTCCCCCACGTGCCCCCTTGACCCGGGCGGCCCCGCCGCTCTTTTCCGCCGGGCTCTTCCCAGCCCTCTgagccccatcccctcccccagctgagcGCTCCTCCGGGCGCGCTCCCTTAGCTCTCTCCTTATCCATCACCAGtggagtttttttatttttatttttttaaaagtttaggtGCCTTTGCGGATGACCTCATTTTGAtgttgaaaaaatgattttttaatatgtgaACATTGCAAAAAAATGcgtttaaattatcttttttaaaacctATTCAGGATTATTAGCCTGGACTTGGACACAGTTTGTAAATAAAGGTGTCTGTGCAGATTTTTCCCACtgatttatttgtataaaaatactCATCTTTTCAGGCTTTTTTGTAAACCCCCAGTTGTGAAAACTGCGGTTTAGCAGTGACCTCAGCAATCCCTccgttttatttttccctttgaaaaaaaattctgttaaattAAGCTACTGATTTGGATTTGTTATATATTATCCTAAAGTCTTTGTTGTTGAAATGAAAGGTATTTTGGGgttatttattatgaaaacaacGTGCTCTTAATGTTGATTTTACAATATGaagagattatttaaataaattattgttttctttggatGTATGCGCCTTTTCCTTGGTCCAAGGTTTGATCGATCGGTCGTGTGGTCAGAGCTTGAGCCGCTGCCCAGGCTGGGAAGCCTGTCAGCCGAGAGCGACATTGACATCTTTCGGAGGTGCGGCGAGGCGAAGACAGGCGCTCTGGCGCGGGACCCAAGCGGAGGGTTCACGCTCCGCTGGCGCCCGAATCCTCGCGCAGGGTTTGCCAGCCGGCGGCGCGGTGACTCACTGAGCGCCGGAGGCTCCAGCCTCCGCCCGCTCGGCCCCTCTGGCGCCTGGGCCACCGCCCCGCGCCTCAGCCCTCTTGGCCGCCCCCGCGTCCGCCTTGGTGGCCAGGCTGTGCATCCGAGCTGCCGCGGGGGACTTGCTGTCCCAGGCTTGAGCTCAGCTGCAGCCTGGGGGTCAGACCCCTACGTTGGATCTCCCCTCCGTTTGCCCCACGGCCCTTTGGGAGCTGGCTGAACCGAGAAGTCTGTGAGTCACCCTGGGGAGGAACGGTTGGCTGCTCTGGAATGCAGGGCGACCTCAACGCACAGGGCTGCGCTAGCACATACACAATCACACACTGATGCACACTCTCACAGTCCCATCTATACTGTTCACACTCTGATACAAACACAGTCACACTCTTGACCTCGTTCTcacacacaggcatacacacGATGACACGCACTAGAACACCATCACAGGCTCATAATCACAGTCTTACACACAACACTGACGTACAAattcatacacatgcacatacacactcatgtatacacacacagaaactgACACCCACTGGGATGAGAGTGACATCTCTTCCATCTCACACTCTTGGAGGGGAAAGGTCCACATATCATGCAGCTCTCTTTCTACCTTGGGCCCCACACAACCAGCGTCCAGCTTTGGAAGTGACCCTACCTTATGGCATTCTCTGCAAAGGCCAGGAGTTGGTTAATGCTGGtttgaactattaataaaagtccCTTTCCTTGAAAGCTCTGAGGCCTAGAGTTGGAAGCTCCCTGGCTTCAATcactgactgtgtgaccttgggcaacccacttaacctctctgttacGGCTTGCAGATCTATAAGATAGGAGAAGTAACAGCTAAGGCTTAGAGTTGTAAACATATAATGATgtaacagtgcctggtacataataagcactcaatacattttaattagaatttagTATTACCTGTTGTATACAGTACCCCCAAACAGAGAGGCTTTACTTTTGCCTGTGATTGTAAAACCTGGAGTTACCCAGATGCCTTTCCAACTTCACCTTGTGAAGCAGCAtcctggggctgggagagctCTGGCCGCTTGGGGAGGGATAGGAGAGGAGGTTGAACCCCAGCCATCCCCTCTGAAAGTACTCTCCTTTACTGGAGAGGAGATTGGGCACAGGCTATAGAGCCCCGCTTACATGGTCCAGGCCTCCTTTCCTTTAGGATGGTCATTCAGGCCATCCATATTGTAGTGTGTCTTCAACTCATCTGCCAAAAACAGACATTGGGCAGAGGTGACTTTCTGGCCTCAGTGGCATCATCCTGAGAGGAATCCTGACTTTTCTGGCCAGACTGTTTTGGGGAGTCCTCTGAGTCTGGTTTACAACAGAGTGCTATCCAGGGTATTGGGGTGCTGGGAGCGGCAACGAAGGCTACACAATCCAGTGTCTTTTTGCATTGTTTTCCCAGGCTAGGGGGGCCTGGGCTGAATGAAGCCTGTTGACCCGCGTTTCTGGTTTTCCCTAAGCAACCATTGCCTGGCAGACCCCCATCCGtttccacccacccccaccccagctccaaaTTCTGTGGGTTTTTTGAGTGCCAGTAGCTGGTGCCAGCCTTCCTCCTGCGGTTGACTGTACCCTCCCCTCCTTTGCGCgcactcccctcccccctcccgaAACCAGCAGGGAGAGACGGGCAGTAAATTGGCTGGTGTCGAGGATCTGCAGCAGACAAGATGATTAAGAGGCCTACGCCGGAGCGCCCGGGGCAGGGAATGTCAGACCAAGTTGGAATCACGCAACAGGCCTTGGCATGAGCCGAGCCTGGGAGTCGGGAGGGCGGGCGGCCCCAGCTCCGGGGTGGGCCGAGGCCCCACAGACTCGCTGGAGTCACCGAACCTGGCACCCAGCGGCGGCGGGGTCGGGCCGGGCCACGGTGCGCCTTTCCCCGGGGTGCTGGCGAAGCCGAGGGCAGGAGGGTGCAGGGGCCATGCGAAGGGGGCGTTTCCACAGACAAGGAGAAGGGCAAAGAGAAGGAATCCCAAGGACGCACCCGGGTCCCAGAAgtgagggggcggggaggaggaggggtgggccAGGGGAGAGACAAAGCCCAGCTCCAGGAGGCGGGGGCCGGCTCCAGCTCCGCCGGGGGCGACGCGCTGGCAAGCCTTTCTCACAGTCTCCCGGCCCGCCCGGAGACGCGGAGCCCTGTGATCAGCCCGTCGCCACGCAGACAGGCTCCCCCCGCTCTCGGCTGCGCTCCCCAAGGCGcgaatgaaaaatggaaatgggaAGCAGCGATCTCAGCTCCCTACACTGGGAAACCAGCCGCTCTCAGAATACACATAAATCTCCATTGTAATCCCTCTCCATTTGCTTGCGTGAAATATCAGGCCAGAGACAGGATATGACAAGCGCTGGGAAGCAGGGGGAGGGAAGCCGAAGAAAGAGGGGTGCCTGGCCCTCTCCGCTCCACTCTCTGGCAGGGCTCTGCGAACTCCGGCAGAGCGCGGGCACTGAGTTCCAGTGCCAACTGCAGGCCGCCGGGCGCTCCCGCGTCCTCCTCGCGTTCAATCCTGCTCTCCCCCAACCCCGGGCGCGCTCGGCCCACAGCCACCTCGCCCCAAGTGCATAGCTCTGCTGGGCGCAGACTCCCCTCCGGCTGCCCGGAATTCCCGCCGGCGGCCCCGAGGCTCCCGGGACTTACTGGGGAGGGCAGAAAAGAGAGGGAATGGATCCCAGGCCTAATCAGCCCTGCTGCAATGTGGGATCGTTTAGGAAgtttcccccactccccaccccggCCTTCTTTTAGGATCACTTGTGAAAATTGTGAATATCCATACTGTGTAACGATTTCTGACATTGGTGGGGCGAATTTCGGGGAAGTATCAGATTTGGTGGGGGCGGAGAGAGCGCGGGAAGACTGGAACTTTGTTTACAAACAGTTCTGTGATAGAAGaccgggcggggtggggggcagagagagcAGGTCAAATCCGAAGTAGCCAAATGGTCCTGGTCCCCTCCGCTGATAGGAGTCCCACCCTGGTCCCTTCTGTTGTTAGGAGTCCCACCCACTAAATAGAAGGACGTTGGGGAGCAGAAAGCCTCCTTGCCTTTCAAAAAGTCGTTCTCACGGCCAGTAAAACCCAAGCACAAGCCCCCTACTCCCGGCGCTCCCAGCACTTGCTCAAAAGTCACAAGCCTGCTCCTTTCCCTCCAGGGAACAGCGACCACCAGTGGCTTTAACCTGTTTAGGGTCAGGGACTCCTTTGAGAATAAAGCTACAAATCCTCTCCTCCTAAAATACAGACAGGTCCCTTGGAATTAAACTTTGGGGTTCGGAGTTCTAGACGAGGTTAGGTGGGGCGCTATCCCGGGAGCCGAGTTACACAAAGTCCCCCGTGGCGCTAGGGGACCTAGGTTTTGCGGAGACTGGCGACCTCTCGCAGGGTCGTGACACTCAAAGCAGCCCCAGGGAAGCCAACACTACGGACCCCCGGCTGATCGTCCCTCCCCACCCGAGATCTGCCGGGCAAGCCGCGGCACCCCACactcctcacacacacacaccactgcgGGAGGATGCCGAGGCCCCACATCCCTCCGAATCTCCTCCCCACGGCGGGAGTTCCCCTCGCGGGGACGAGTTTGGCAGTGATTGCCACATTACAAGATGTTACATTccaccctggggcctggggcccgACGGGTTGGGGGAGACTATGTTTCCTGAAAAGAAAGAGCAGGCAGGTCTTGGAGTAGCAGCTGCTCGGCGCCTCCACCTAAGAACGCAGATACAGTCTCCAGACAGACCTTTCTTCCGGGGGCCGCCCCGGCTCCGGCTTCCCACTCATCCTCCGGAACCACAAAGCAAACACTGCAGTGTCTTAGCAGCTTGGGGGCTGCATGGAAGCGCTCCGGGATTCTCCAGAGGCCACTTTAGGGGTCCCCAGTTGAGTCGAGTCCCACGCTAGGAGTTGGGGGCAGAGAGTAAGGTGCAGAATGGGGTAAGACGAAGAATGGGTCCGCCAGACGGGCCCAGGCTGCTAGGTAGAGGACTGCAAGTTGGGTGAAGGAGAGGCGAGGGGGAGGAAAGGACTGGATTCGGAGTGCTCTGGGGTGACCCCAAGGGGGCCGACTACGGCCCGCAGCGAGCAAACATGGCGGGCTTGCCACACTCCCGCCCATCCTCCCGATTTGGGTCCAGAAGTCTCGGACACTCAGAGGTGAAATCATCACTCCTGGAACAATGGGGACCTCTGGACAGAGAACCCAACCGAGTCCCCGCTGCTCCAAGCCGCTGCGCTCTTGTCGGCTTCTCACGCCGAGCGCCACCCGGCTCCCCCGCCTTAGGggcagcccccgccccgccccctcctccgcGGACCTGGCCTCGGCTTCTTAAAGTCGCAGGGTGTCTCAGTGCCCGAGAGAAGCGCCACTCAAATGGGGAGTTaatggctttttttcttcttttttttgggggggggtggggggacgctATCTCCCCGCCGTAGAGACAAAAGA
The nucleotide sequence above comes from Eulemur rufifrons isolate Redbay chromosome 1, OSU_ERuf_1, whole genome shotgun sequence. Encoded proteins:
- the DLX2 gene encoding homeobox protein DLX-2, translating into MTGVFDSLVADMHSTQITASSTYHQHPQPPSGGGAGPGSSNSNSSSLHKPQESPTLPVSTATDSSYYTNQQHPAGGGGGGSPYTHMGSYQYHASGLNNVPYSAKSSYDLGYSAAYTSYAPYGTSSSPANNEPEKEDLEPEIRIVNGKPKKVRKPRTIYSSFQLAALQRRFQKTQYLALPERAELAASLGLTQTQVKIWFQNRRSKFKKMWKSGEIPSEQHPGASASPPCASPPVSAPASWDFGAPQRMAGGGGPGSGGSGAGSSGSSPSSAASAFLGNYPWYHQASGSASHLQATAPLLHPTQTPQPHHHHHHHHGGGGTPVSAGTIF